The window TCAAAGTGTACCACACTATCGAAGATCTAGTACCTCCAATTCATGCAAACTATATATCAACTTAGATTTAATTAATGCCATTATTCTATCAAATAACAGTAACTATATCATGAAAATCGATGGAGATGAATTAGTGATTTACGTGAGAAATTGTTTAGGAAAAGAAGAAAAGTGATGTAATAgaggaaataaaattaaaaacgaaaataaaattgaattaaatgagataaaatatgaaataggGAGTGAACTCAAAAAAATTTTGTGCATCAGGAagtaaaaaatacaattttatgacATATGGACAGAATGTGAAATTGAGTTTATGATTAGTGATTTATCTCTACTTCTCCCTTGAATTTACTTATATATATAGAAgtaaaaaaggaaaatatatatttaagtaAATAGATCTCCTTTGGAAGTGCAAACAAAACTTCATGGAACTTGAATGTCATGTACATGTTattgaattattattaaaaaatcgGATTTTATTCAAATTAGCTAGTTGTACGTCTACTTGAAAATTCccataaatttaattatgatgAAATCAAGTTTCAAAATATTCAATCATCAAATCGATAGATCGTTTTGAATTATTNTATATCTAAGTCTTGATGGCTGGTATGGAGTAAGCCGGACAGAGCCTCACTAATCGGGTACGAGTCAAGCTGAATTTGCACGGACGAACAAATGTTAGAGGGCGTCGGAGATTTAAGTATGCAACGATATTAGTGTCTGCATGAGCAATAATAGAATGAATAAAACCATATAgcatatatgatatttatagagTAAGATGAACTAGatacttatgtgtaaaaaaactCTAGTAAGACAAGTTATTAGAATATAAGATTTGTAATGATCTTATCTTATCTttgataatttataaatttgaatGATATATCTCGATTTTATCGAGATTTTTTCCTCTATCACATAAGATTTATTCGAGAGTTTGTTATGAAATGAACTTCATTCACTGTGATTCTAGTTTTTTCGTTCGGGTAGACATACCCAGAGCTAGGCTGCTCGGTGACAATTTACCCGAATGTCCGGACTTTAGGCCTTTTTCGGAATAGGGATgaacaaatcatatgttgagcAGATAATTGGACTTCTACTTTAGTCCTAATTATATTCAATATGGCCCCGATTTTTTTCTACCTCTCTCTCCATTACTTCACTGCGTTTGCACTTTCTCATTCCCATTAGTTTCTAAattcagatttttttaaataaaataaaataaaacatttgatgTGTTTGATTATATTTTCTCACCATCCAAAACAATGTTGTTAAAcggtaaatattttaaaatttatttatccacCATTTTAAACGTATAAAATCTTAATAAACAAAAGTTTTTGATAATTTTGCAGAAAATCAGCAATTATTAAAATCTATATTGTATATAAACAAcacataatatttatatattaaattatatgcaCGCAACCGTATGTTTATTGATACAGTAACAATTATTCAACCTAATggtatttcataaaataattacaCATTAAAATAGTCAAAATAGTGTAAAACCCCACCAGCAAATGCGTCTGATTTTTAGAACATTAGAAGTTAAAGacctttaattttatttaatataggAGATTTTATGTTTTCTTTTAATATTACACTCGGGAGGGATGCTAATTGAATTTgccattaaaaatataatattaaactCCATAACCCTattaaatcatgagtcaaaggCAACCAAGaggtttattaattattattattaatttaattaaagagcGAAATGCATCATAATAACTATTACGTATATGATCATGATCATTAATAAATCGagttgatttatattttttttcatagtttttaattattattgggATAGAGATgatgaaattatattaaatatgtaatttgtaGAGATAATAatggaatttttgaagtttataAGATATTGTAGTtatgattaaattatataaaaaatattatttgtctaaataaatataatattttttataaaaattaattagcgTCACAAAATCGGAATGCTAAAAAtctggagtaggtctcttgtgagacggtctcacgaatctttatctgtgaaacgggtcaaccctacatatattcacaataaaaagtaatactttttcgtggatgactcaaataagagatccatctcacaaaatgcGACCCGTAAgacagtctcacacaagtttttgccaaaaatctGATCTTTATATACATTTTTCCTTGaaatataattgattaaaaattgtattcgagaaaaataatatgaaaagtCGAATTTGATAAACGCCTCGTATTTGTCTCAAAAAGATTTAAAACAGAGGTGGTGATTACATTGTACCAAGAAATAAGCCGGACAATTCTAATAACCTCTTTGAGTTTGGACTTGAAACACCGTTGGTTTCCTGAGAAAAGCTTTTCATGGCTGCTAAAGTCTTAGAAATCGTCAATGTTGTGGATTCTCTTGTTGAAGATGATGAAATTTTGGTGCTATACGAAACCCCTGTTCGACCCAAGAAGGGCACAAGTAAGATCGACGCTATTTCTGTAGAAGGTTATCGTCTTAAATCGAAAAGGGTAATCGATTTATCCCAAGATTATGCATATTATGCAAATgttaatgatgatgatgaagaagttAAAATTCTTGATTCATTCGCTAAAACCCCAAGGGTTTATAAAGGAGAATCCTCTAACTCAAAACCCTCCAAAGGTGTGGAATTTAGCATCTCTTTAACGATAATGTGTGAAATTTGTGCCGATGAGAAGCCCACCAGTGCTATGTTTCGCCTTTTGGGATGCACTCATTCCTTTTGTTCTGAGTGCATGGCTAAATATGTAGCATCCAAATTACAAGACAATATTACCACTATTAACTGCCCTTTTACTGGCTGTAAAGGGTTCTTGGAGCCCCAGCATTGTCGTCCCATCTTGCCGAAGCAAGTTTTCGACCGGTGGGGGGACGCCTTGTGCGAGGCTGTGATTTTGGGATCTGAGAAGTTTTATTGCCCATTTAAAGATTGCTCAGCCTTGCTGATTGATGACCGGTGTGGGAGGAATGAAGTTATAATTCAATCCGAATGCCCTGATTGCAACAGGCTGTTCTGCGTCGATTGTAAGGTTCCTTGGCATCCAGGGATCACGTGTGAGGAGTTTCAGAAGTTGGGAAAGGACGAAAGGAGTAATGAGGATATAATGCTGATGAATCttgcaaagaaaaataaatggaTAAGGTGTCCAAGGTGCAAGTTCTATGTTGAGAGAACTGAAGGATGCTTGTTCATGACATGCAGGTTGGTTTGGTTGGTTCTGTTTTGATATCACTTTTTTTGCCAGTAGTCCTTCACATGGCCACATTGCTTGTTactctctttatttttcatgGAGTTTCTTAGTGACATGTATACGAAGTTTTCTAGTTTGAATTTTGTGGCGGGTTTCCTTTCACAATACTAGTTTGATTTTTGTTCTTCACATGTAAGATTGTAGAATCGAGCAAGGGATAGTGACATTCAACAAATCTTTTGGTTCATGGGATAaacatttttatgcatgtgaaaTAGTGGAAAATAATCGTTTTTTGCACCTCCTTCAGAACTTCTCCACATCCATCTTTCTATAATCGCAATTGCATCACATAAGAGTAATGAGTGTTTGCTCGGATTATATATTCCTCGTGTATGACAATTTACAATGGCTTGTGTTCTTTGGAATATTACAGGTCTCTAAGTTAGTGAATTAATCCTTTACAGCAGATATATGACTGACAAAATTAGTATTAAATAGACGGCGGTGCTGATACTTGTTCCATTTTAGAAATTGTCGTGCTGGGAAGTAGATGCTAACTCTTGTTATTTGTTGATTTTAGATGTGGTTATTCCTTCTGTTACAACTGTGGAGCTCCGCTGAAAGAACACTATTGTGCTCGGTGTAAACGCTAAATCTCATTTGGTCCTCGCTAACATGTGTACAGAAGTCGGGTGTGAGTTGTTGCACATGGACTACACCAACCAGATGTTTGATGTTTACATTGAATTAAGGACTTGTTTCATTTGGAACCTTTCACTCTACTGTCTTTGACTTAGGATCGAGCTTATGGAATCAAAAGTTTTTGGCCCTTTTGAACGAAGTTTCATATCTTCAGACATTGCTAGAAAATCATTTTAGTGCATAGAAATTGGAAGGATATATGATTATTGAAAAATTCTATCTTGTCACTTATGTTAATTTGTTATGGCAATATTTTTCACTTGATATACAATATTTGTaagcattatttatttttcatatatttcctTATATTTTGTGTAGTGATCACTTGGTTAAATGCATGGCTTTTAATTTTGTTCAACTTCTATTGAATTTGTTtgtattgaaaatatttatttaatatattttaaattgatgcaacatatatttattttgttgtatatattgGTACATTAAATTTGTAAGACCACATTTGTGAATACTTGAATATCAATTAAAAGCATTCGTTAAATGAAGGTGAGATAATGAGAGTTCTTTGTCGTCTTGAACTCAGCGTAGAGAATTTGATATCTTGCCTTCTTATAAACAACattgttggttgttttatttaattttgtaaggttgtattttgatttaatgaaatatttggaaagaacgatttgaaatgattttatgattattgaTTAATATCATAACCAAGAACAAAGACAAGCCCACCTGCTCCcctcaatttttataaaaaatcatatttgcacaaaaaaaatttatgagacgatttcacgagttaattttgtgagacggatatcttatttagattatccatgaaaaagtattatttattatgtcgataatattatttattattataaatataagcaGAGTTGACCTTATCACAATAGAcctaataatatatttataaaatttttatataaatattaatatttttttgatatgaGTTTTTCCTAGCTCTATTTAAGTTCTAAttcattaattataaatataattattattttaagaaatggtGTTAAGAAAATAatactagttttttttaaaaaaattgttttggaCAAAATTTCGTAAACTTTTGCCCTCTAAGTATTTCTAATCCTCAagtaatttattttgaattaaattttttatttttattatattttgttaaaatgatttttaacgatAAATTTTCTTATGAATATATGTCAAACATGATAAATGTCTAGCTCTATTAATTTGTGATTATTCATTAACTTgttatatctttattttaaaattttatttattaattgaatataaaaaaaattcgaacccCCTCGAGAAAATGTCTAGCTCCATGAATCAATTTGCATAGTGGATTATATCATATAGAGATATATTTGAGTTACATCAGGAGGTAAATCTAtggatttatgattttttttaaaagagtactaaatttattttacgaaaaattatattaaataaaataaaaggtatATTAAAGATTTGAAAAGTCGAATTGATAAACTCCTTGTATTAGCACAATTCATTCCTTTTGTACCGGGTGCATGGCTAAATATGTATCATCCAAATTACAAGACAATATTATATTACCAGTGTTAAATTCCCTGTTACTGGTTGTCAAGGGTTCTTGGAGCCTCAGCATTGTTGTTCCATCTTGCCGACGTAAGTTTTCGACCGGTGGGGGCTGGGGACGCCTTGTGCGAGGTGGCGAGTTTGGGGTCAGAAGTTTTATTGCCCGTTCAAGGATTGCTCGGCTTTGCTGATTCATGACCGTGCCGATGTGGCGATTGTATTACTGATTTTAAGGTATTTTGGTATTGTACTGATGCCTCAGGCGATTGCCTGATCCCACTAGTACCTATACCGAGTTCCTGGAACCAGCTTAGAGAGTGACCAACGTCGTGATCATTGCTCGAATGGACTAAAGTTTACTGACAAAGTTAGTGATATGACATATCTCCTAGGCTTAATTAAGCATTTAATGAGATATTTAAGGAAACATTTAATACAAGTATGTTCTATTGCCTCGTGTACCAAGCTTCAGGGTTCTGCGACCGAGATCATCATTATTCTTCTCCTATAAATATTCAGGTTGATGCATTCATTTCATTCATTAAGTTCATATGGCATTATGTTGCACTTATATTAAGAGTTTTCTATTTTCATACATCTAATATTGAGTTGAGCGTCGTAGTGATTACGTCAAAAAACTTTTCTGACATGCCATTATCGAGATTGTTGTTTAAATGTGTAGGAGTTGCTGCTAGGAATCCAATTCCAGAATCTCGGCCCTTAGTGCTCAGTTGTTGTCCAAATCCCTTTGGGAGTTCGGTCATTCCACTTGGGGAATCATCCGCAAAGAGACATTCTCTTGGAGCTTCTTCAATCATTACTGTAAATGGCGTTGGATTTTTGCTTCGACCCAGCGCTATTTTTAGCGCTATGTTGGTGAAATTGGTGCAACACTGTAGCGATagtgtcaaaatttttattttattttatttttaaaaaaaaacttatatttttaaattagaatTTATTTGTTGTAATAGTTAATTATAATGTTTGTTGATTTTAAGTTTCAATAATctgattaaattatttcaataaagatgtaatttttttaaatttttttaataaataattatattacttaTTCTTGTATAATGTTacatttaaacaataaaaagtataaaaaaatgtataaacaagtttaccaaatttaaaattttaataatgacaaaaacttgtgtgagacggtctcacgggtcgtatttggtgagacggatctcttatttgggtcatccatgaaaaagtattactttttatgctaagagtattgctttttattgtaaatatcagtagggttgacccgtctcacaaataaagattcgtgacacCGTcccacaagagacctactcatttattattatattaaatcaagtaataagtttaattatttaaatctataaaatttaatatttgaactaaaaagtaattttttaaataaatttaattaaaacttgGATATTTGTGTttcgtttttattttataagcATCATTGAAATATTTGTCTATGTTAATAATTTAtcttcagattttttttttgtgtaattgtaatttttttgaattgttAATTCATTACATTCAagtttaagtatttaaataaaaatattaaatatttaaaattttaaagtaattcttaaatagatttattagtttttttagTTCACTAATATCTCTAATGAATATcaaaatagaaattattttagatattatagatattttattattgtgtataaaaatattttgtgtaatAAATTAGTAATTGTGAGTACAATAATAGAGAATATTTCGACAGTATTCtttttagtgtaaaatttaGAGTTTATTATATGTTAGAGATGAGTTTTGTATTTGGcgtattaattatattaatattatcttgaAGTCAATGTTATGTCAAGATAACATAATAGGTTGGAGATAACCTTATCTGGATGACCTTATCTCGAGAACTTGATACTAACTCTAACTATTTTTCCAGAGCATCATCATGTACCTTTCCTCAAACAATCTTTGATTGGTGAAGTGATTCAGGTAACGAAATGGATTCGCCCTTTTGGATGAATGATTTTGCGTTGGATAAACCGTCtcttttcagtttttttttttttttttattacaactcacGCGAAGAGAAGAGATCGAACCGAGGAAACCAGCTATTCCGACAAAGGGTAAGATCATTGGGCTACATGTCCAGTCTCGTATCTTTTCAGTTTTGAGATCATTAGATCATTAGTACATTCCAACAAagagtattttatttaaaaaaaaatttcaagagaaTTAATCTTTCAGACCAGCATAACAACAATTTCCATACAACCTAAGATATGAACAAATCTAAACCACAACACTTCCAAAAAATATCATCTGCCTAATTGAATCTCTAGTGGGACGTTTCAAAAATTCCATCCCAGCATCAATCAAGAATAATCGATTCAATAAAATCAAGGAAGAAGATCATCTCCGAACAAATAGAGCATTCTCTCCACGGCCCAGCTCGGCGACTGCTGCATCTGTGAATCCGGTGGCGTGGCACTACCGGAGAGCAAGGTAACCCGGCAGAGTGGACAAGAAAACCGGCTATCATAACGCAGCCACTTCTCCAGGCAGTTCTTGTGGAAGACATGGCAGCAGTTGCTCAACTCCCACACCTGGCTACTCTTCCTCAATCTGTCCAAACAAATGGCGCACGAGAACTCGCCATTTTCGGGCAGTCTGTGTTCGATGTTTCCGAGGGCCGTTAAAGATAGACTGTTCCTCAGTATTCGAAGATTGGCGGAGGAACAAGACGGACGGCGAGGAGAGAAGGAGGCCGCCGTATTCTGTGTCGCCGAAGTGGAGAACCTGGTGAAGAGATTGAGGGCGAAAGATAATACCCATCTTGTCACCGCGAATACCAGAGCCGCTTTACACAGCACAACTTGATCACATGCAGCCATG of the Primulina huaijiensis isolate GDHJ02 chromosome 1, ASM1229523v2, whole genome shotgun sequence genome contains:
- the LOC140961607 gene encoding E3 ubiquitin-protein ligase RSL1-like, coding for MAAKVLEIVNVVDSLVEDDEILVLYETPVRPKKGTSKIDAISVEGYRLKSKRVIDLSQDYAYYANVNDDDEEVKILDSFAKTPRVYKGESSNSKPSKGVEFSISLTIMCEICADEKPTSAMFRLLGCTHSFCSECMAKYVASKLQDNITTINCPFTGCKGFLEPQHCRPILPKQVFDRWGDALCEAVILGSEKFYCPFKDCSALLIDDRCGRNEVIIQSECPDCNRLFCVDCKVPWHPGITCEEFQKLGKDERSNEDIMLMNLAKKNKWIRCPRCKFYVERTEGCLFMTCRCGYSFCYNCGAPLKEHYCARCKR